Genomic segment of Malus domestica chromosome 15, GDT2T_hap1:
TCGGTGAAGAGGAACGATGATATATGTTTGCTGCAAATTAGTAGGAGTGGCTGTTACAGACTTCTCATGCACACTGACGAACTCTGGATCTTTCAAACAGAGAGTTGCAAGATCCTTAACATCTTTTGGATGAGTTGCTGAAAAGAGAAAAATTTGCCTATCCTTTGGTAGATCTTTAATGATTAACTCCACTGCGGGCTTAAAACTTGCATCACTGAGCATACGATCTGCCTCATCAAGGACTAAAACCTGTTCCCTGGCCGAAAAAGTCCACCCAAATCAGCAGAAAAAATAGAAACGCAACTTATGTGACAAGGGTACACCGTTACTCTGGCATCCCGCACCAATGATACAACGTCAAGGTAACTTTGGACAATAGGATGCAAAGTGAGACCGATTTTAAGTTGCATGATGTTGAGTAAgacacattgaatttcagatGTTAAGTGAGACCGAAATCAAAATCATAACACTAATAGATGATAAAGTAAACCTGAAGCTGTGAACAGAAAAAATGTTCAGTCTCATTCATGTGCTGAAGAAGCCGGCCAGGCGTGCAAACCAATATGTTGAGCTTATTTGCACGCTCCTTCTCTTCTTTGACTCCTTTTCGACCCCCAATTAGAAGACCAGCACTAAAATCATGGTGCCTCCCAACCGAATTCAACACAAGAAAAGTTTGAATGGCTAATTCCCTTGTTGGAGATAGTACGATAACGCCCACACCATCGTCACGACACCATCTCTCTCTATACAATTTTTCCAAAAGCTGAAAAGGGAAAGGCAACGAAACTCACAACttgaatatttttgttttctttttcacagTTTCTAACGTGCCCAATTTTCAACGCCTTCCATATTTAGCTAGATTAGTTTAAACTTTATATTATGACATCACTtgcataaacacacaaaaaaaccctaaaccctaaaaaacCTTACCGGTATAACGAAAGCTAGGGTCTTCCCGGATCCAGTCTTGGAGGCACCGCGAACATCTCTGCCGCATAGGGCATGGGGCAAAGCGGCCCTCTGAATATCGGTCATTACAATGTACTTGGATTGGCGTAAGGCGTCCTTAGTCTTCTTGGAGATGGGCAACTGCTCGAACCTAGTGGCGCCGGCGTACCGCGAAAAGAGGGTGGGGTTGCCCACGCGACCGAGAGGGGCGTCTGAGGGCAAATCGGGAAGAGACATGGGGTTAGAGCCGCGTTCGGGTTGCTGGGATTCGATCCACGATTTCAGAAGCTCAATTTCTTGGAGTTCCTCCGAGAGTTTCTTTTTGATGCGatatttctttgatttgagtttTCTCATTGTGGTTTTGGTTGTGTTTCAACTTTGGACTGTGGATGGATGAGGAGAGACAGgttctagagagagaggggcAAGGTCTTGGAGAGAGAAGGTGAAGGTAGAGATTAGGGTTTATGTTTGGTGAAGGTAAAAAGTAGGGTTTATGCTTGGGTTAAACGGCTAAGTTATTGGTTTGGGAAAGGAAATTAACTTAACGTGTTTATGACGGAATAATGGTAACGTTTCAATTGCATCCCTAAATTATAATTATACATAACAATTAGTTCAAATTAGAATATCTTGctgatttaaaaaattaataataatatactgacctttttttatataaaatctacaATATGAGTAACAAATGTGCGAGGAAATTCGACTTTTTACAAGAAGCGAACACCTTAGATATGCATCCCAAAATTGCAAAAATTGAATCTATATAGACTTCTAGAGAAGAACGTCACTTGAATTATAGAGACGACAATCATTATCTGCTGGCCTTGAACTCTTGCAGTTCAGAAACTTCCATGCGAGTTTTATTATTTGGTTAACAAAATGAAGGAGATCGCATGGAGTCTCATAAGTGTGATATATAAGTCAATTATTAACAATAATTTTGTTGGGGGTGATGACGACCAACCTTTCAAACTTGATGCCGATATGATCATGTCACTTCTTTCCGACATTTGAAAAGTACTGGTTTAATTCGATACTTCCACCTTGGACGGTTCTGAATGAACCTACTCCATGAAAAGCAACGATTCTATATCCATGTCATTATGCATGTCTTTAACTTAAGGATTCTACATATTCGATCCAATTTAGCACATgtattgtttgttttaattttttttttaatataaacaatACTCCACTCTAAATTTAATCTCAACTTCGCTCAGAAAGAATTATATATAACGGAAAGAGGGATTCGAGTTTCGGTGTCGAGAGAAGAGTCCATTATTTTAGCAAATTTGGCTAATTCAAATACGTGTTATTAAATAAAGgtttataaaattattatgaTAATGATATATAGTCTCTTGATTCTCTTCATTTATCCTTGACTGTCTTCATTTATCCGAGCCTAAGCATTTagcttttctgcatttttatgtGTTTCGCTTAATCTAATCGGTCTTCAAAGGTTATACTAATTAAATGACGTGGCATGTTTTAAGTTGTTAGATTATTATAATGgactatataaataaaaaaagcagAAAAGCTATAATTAATGTAGAGACTCATAATCCTTCATTCATTGAGACAAACGAAGtggcctttttttctttttctcaggACATTTAAAGGAGCTGAAAGGAAAATACAATGACTTTTGGAAAACTAAAGGAAAAACGCAACATTTTAGCTAATCACATTTGACTCTTGTTGTCctgtgtaaatatatatatgtatatatatatatatatatattgctacTTGGACGGTTCTGCATTTTCTTTTATGTTGAAACTTAAAAATCTTTATTTCCATCTATGAACTGATCGATCTGGCTTTCTCTCCTTCATTGAATTCTCAGACTCTTCATCCTGCATGAGAACAACAATTAACATCATCTGTGGTAAGGGCAAATTAAAGCATGAAAAATTCATCCCATTGAATATATAAAAAGGCTTGTCCAGCTTGGGGTCATGTTATATCACAtgttttattcattaaattttacTCTAAAAATCCTCGTTGGTCTGTATTATAACAGATGAGTTTGTTAAGTCACGTTTGGTGATTCATGTTTATACATTTTCTTAGAAATTGAAAATAATGAATGTAGAATAGAATGAGTAAATTGTTTTATCATTTCTTAATGCAACGATATGTGAATGAATGGAGTTATGTACCACATATATGTGAAAGGCTCAAACAATCATGTTTTATGGGTAAATATTCTTGAAAGTTTTTAAAAGCATTTTCCTTTGTATAAATGAATGCAGTTCAAGAAATTAAAAACATTCTATTGAATTACCTGTCTTCTTGATCAATATCCCTGGAATAGGGCTTAGTGCTTCCTCCACCAGATCTTCTATAATTAGGCAAAGGCACCTCACCAGCCTCAATCTTGCTCACATCTTCCACAAGCATCTGATAGTGCCTCTTCACTTCCTCCACTGATTTCCCACCCACAGCCCTCGCCAGATTGTGCCACCTGTCCGGTGTGTCCTTGTCGTAAACCGCCAGAGCATTCTCAAACAGCTTGTTTTGCCTTGCCGTCCACGATCCTGACGACGCCATTGATCGATGGAAACCGAGCTTCGCTAGCTACAACAGATAGAATGCTTGTTGGGAGGGGGCTGAAAATGCCAAATGGAAGTAGGCTTTATAATTATGTTGAGCAAAGAGAACGGCAGTGTTAGCTCCTTATATACTACTGGAggcaggagagagagagagagagagagagatgggtgtGTGTAAAGAGAGGGAAAAGGATCATCGCCGGATCATTTTTCTTAGATCTCGGGAGATTCTGTAATCataaccgttcatcgtacattgtgcgataaaaaattatttaaaatttaaaattaaatataaataatacctaacgaaaattgacttcacaatatacgatgaacgattaTAATCACGAGATTCCAAGATCTCCAGTAAAAGGATCCGACGaggatcagagagagagagagagggagagagagataggtAAGGGTGGGGTCGAGTTGTATTTTGTTGCACAGCTGTTTCTTTAGTTGCAAAACAATGGGGGAGGAATTTGAACTTTGTAATAACCCACGTGGTTTTCTTTTTACTTTCCAGGTAATATTTTATGGGTTTGCGGACTTTAGGGCTTTAAACCCCCAAGAAATTAACAAGCCGACTTTGTTTTACCCAAATAGAAAAGGTGACGACATGATCGCCCTGACTCCAGTTCACTCTCCTTCACCTTCTTACACTTTTCTTCTCGTAAGCTTCGTATATACACTGTCCGTTACCACATTCTAGTTGTAATGCTTCAAATGAATAATATTAATTAGGGTTTAGAGAAATGCTATTCACACTCTTAATTTATATGCTATCTTGCATTTTTTCCGTGAGGATTattttaaaattgtaaaatattAATCTCCAACTATACAATGACAAATTGAAAACATGAATAACCGTCGTCTAATTAGTTTTTGCTTATCACTCTCAAGTGGTGCACCACTCTCCTTATTAAGATTtgataagtttaaattttgaaatttgtatcTATTTATTATATAGATCTCGAAATTTAAATGAATGTAACAGTAATGAATGAAGTGGTGAGCATCATTATCACTTGaaagtggtgagcaaaaatattacTTTTAATTAGTGTTATGAAACTTTTACGTTTATCAATCTAACTGACAATAGATTgtggtggagagattttttagtgtgtccAGAACACGAGATTATTACATGTCATTATACAATTGTAGGGACTCCTGAAAAGAACAACTTCCTCCAACTGTATAATAATATTGGTGTTCCGTGTTCCGATCACACTGAGAAAACTCTTGTGGCTGGACGGTACCTAATCCCGATGTGAATAGGCATGATTTACGTGCAAGACGAAATTCCTCTCACCCATTTGGGGTAAAATATTCAGTTATTTTGGGACATGCCTTTCCCAAGTCTGTTTCAAATAGGCTATTTATGTAGTATAATCAAATCAACATTCTTGTATATCTACATctctcttgttagtttttatgATTGGTAGGACTTCAGTATAGTTGTTGCTGCAACTAGCAATAAAAAGCATTTCAATATCTATAGATGACCTAGATTGTGACTTCAAATTTCCATATTTAAAAGTATATAATTAACACTTAATTATACCTTAAGTTAGTTTATCAAGAGTAGTACTTGTGCACATGGAATTGAACCCCCTGCAAATTGAATTGCTTTAACtagtatatatattaatatattaaaCAAAAACTAGCATGGGGGACCAGGTTAATCCATACTTGGTTTAACTTTCACGGGTGCACTTTTAACACCATGAGACCTAGATAATCGATCTTATTCACGAAAAGAGTGTTATCGAGCTATATGAGATAACACACAAAAATCACTTTAAAAGTCTATCTTTTTCCAAGCGTTTtatatatgcatttcatggtcaATCTCATGTCTAACCCTTGAAGAAAAACTCAAGTAGAATATTCTTAATCGCATCATTTGTAAGACATTTTTTACAAAAGTAtgaaatttatgtttttttaatatCATCTGATTTACCAGTACTCCTTTGTTTGGTCGTTACTCTCTTTTCAAATAACCTTCCAAAAAATACCTAGCTGGCTCATCTCCTTTAGCAACCCTCCTATATCTCTCATTCCGTACTACTGTTGTACACCCAAATTAAGTCAATGTATAACCCAATAAATAGAACACAGACTACTACTTTATCCTTGTAATTTGAGTGTATATAGTTTCGGTTATCGTGATTTAACGCTAGTAATTTAAAAGCAACAATTTAACTTCATCAACTTCTTAATTTCGACAAAATTATAGACAGTAATGCAGAAAACTCTGCAGAACTTGGTGTGTGTTTCAACTATTTTTAGAGCAAAAGCATAGCTGTATGTATTGTACTCTCCTCTTACTAAACCAGTAAttagggctggtttgatattgctgtgctttgaaaaaaaaaaactgtttatgctgttctgtgagaataagctcgtttttgctgcttcacgttttcaaatttttttcaccaaaaactgtgaaaataagctgtttttaagtgtttaccaaatacCTTATTGagttcagcttttttttatatccactttttataaaagcacctcagtaccaaaccaataCTAAGACGGTTGGCAATTGCTTTCTGTATGACTTGATTTTCGAAGAACCTACCTAATCATAATATTTACGGGGCTAGTGGCAACCTAAATTAGCCAAGCACTGCCATGGGGTGAAATagttacaacttacaagtccagtgtgtgtacatatatatatagctctTAGTGAATTGTGATTCTAATTCCCAGTTTAGTAGCACAATTGGATCAAATACCGATGCCTAAATTACTATTCCTCCAATTTCTTGATAGAGTCACAGCACTGCAGCTGTCTTGAAAGCAAACATGTCTTCTTTCCATCATTAAGTTCAAGAGATCTCATTcgtatgattaaaaaaaaaatgtgatggATGTACCAATATACAATTGTATTTacattttcttttgttccaaATGAGGGGGATTTTTAGCTTACTAGCCTCCCTTTGACAGTCAGAAATTGAACTCAGAACATGTTGTTTtaacatatatcatatacacGCATTGAATaagactgcaactttttttgcAGGACATATATCATAATCCACGTCCGATCGATGAAAGAATTTAATTTATCTATCCATGGATGCCTGCTGCCTgcctttccttcaatttcaaagGCTTTGACACCTAACAGTactagttttccttttttctggTGGCCCTGATTCCAAGTTGGATCCTCGTCACCCTTGGCCTCCACATTTCCATGGTTATCATATGCCAGGCAGATGAGTTTCGATTGATGGATTCTTCGAAGACCAAGGACTGGATACCGAATAGGTTGTCCGATTAGACATTGCTGAGGGCAATGGGGAATCCATCTTCCACCCATTTTATTTGAGGAGATAAAGTCTTGATCTTTATAGACCTCTCAACAAGCAAAACCATCTATAGAAGGATTAGGATTCATACAAATTAGGTATATATTACAATGTACGACATATATTTCTTATCCAACGTTGATTATCATTCTATACTAATTAATATGGAAAGGTGAACCTGTCAAATTAATTCAGTGGTTAAAAAGTTGACGTATGATAGACATTGTTGTATGGTAGAATTTTCTAACAAGTAGTAGGGTGGAATTTTTTTGCCATTCTACCATACCGGACCATATCATTACCATATACCGTACCATATTGATTTTTTGCCAAACTGTAATGGTATGATAATTGTACCAAACAAACATATTTGGTATGTTATTAGCATCTAAAACTAATACCGACAATATACCATAtcgttttaaattatttatataAATACATCATATATAATGCTAATTACTAATTactaaattttaattattctttaTGTATTTCGTTTAATAACTGTACCAAACCCATCCATCCGTAGTAACGCTCACTTTGTTGTGACGAAGACTCCTACTATTTTGGTATAGAGACGGTGACATAATATACCAAAACGGGACCGATGAATGGAAATATAGAATCCTTATCATTGATCATTTATGCATTATTCCAATATAAAGTTGCCTTTTATATGATTCTGCATGTCCGTCAATGGCTTTGCATTACAAAACCCTTTAAATTTATTCTTTCTGCATGTGCATCTATCTGCCCCTCCTCACAAGCTGGAATTGGCATAAAGGATTAGCGATGGCAATTCTAATTATTAAACCCGATAACCATGGATAATTGCCcgaatatatttaatttggaTATGAAAATTTGAGTATATTTAGGGTATGGGGAAAAACCATGAATATTAttcggttatggttttggatatggttataggGGTCCCCAATCCGTATCTGTCCCCGAATCTGAACCGaataatatatagtataattaTTCATACTATTAAagtattaaaatatatatatacacacacacacatatgtatatTCATTATTCGCCAAATCCCTTACTTTGAGTGTAAATACAAAAATTGCATTATGTGcgttgcattttatgagaaagtTCATAAGTTTTGATATGAATCAAAATCTATGAGAATTCAATGGTACTTATGAGAGATATCAAAGATCAGCTAACATTATCAAtgtttaactttaatttttatACTCCACAAGATCCATTCAttaaatcattttatacattaaatatttaatgatgaaattaatatttattaaattatCATGCGttaattaaatgaatatattttttgtattaaatTATCATGCGTTATTAAATTATCAACGATATAACCGTTAATCGTTGAGAAATCCGTTATCCGGtgggtatggttatggataataccCGACGGTTAATTTACGTTTATGAATATGATTAATTTTTGTAGTTATAGGAATGAATATAGCATTTTCGTCCCCAAACTTCAGCTTTGCATACCAGAAGTTTTGTAGATTTTTTGATAAAAAGGAGAAGCCAGCTGGTTGATCTTGTTGCTGAAATTTTGAGAtatattgaaagaaaacatCAGAAGCAACCAGGTGATACGATATGCATAACTTGACATATAAGCAGAGGGACATATACTATTCTTCTCCATTTGACTGATTTGATAGAAAGTTGGAAAACCATGCACATAACTTTCCTTCATTTAATTATAATTCAAATATTAATTAAGCATATGAAAAATCCTACCGTGCCTCCAAGTAAAGTTCAACGGAACCGGATCTCCTCTATTTCTAATAAAACTAAGCATGTTGAGTAGGCGATcaagatcgttgaaatttgatataacggctacaaataaggggtattctaaaagttataataattgtaaacGGTCCGGATCGTCTGCTCAGTATATATGGATCCCGAGGGGATCCGGTTCCAAGTTCAAcaacaaaattttaattgttgtatttttaaataaaaatctaaCGATTAAAACATCAAGAATATCTCATGCTCTAGAGTATCGTAAAAAATTAAGGTAATAACAATTGTTTAGGAAAAGTAAACTGGATTCTTCTTTTTAATTAGGTGCAACTAAATATCTAGTATACATGCATAATATGCCTGTGGCAGCATCTAAGCTGCAATTTGATTAAAGATTTGCAGCAGGATATGGATTCTTGCACCCTGTCTTTATATATGATGTTATCATGAACGTCATAGAccaaaaaatcttattctacttTATAATATTGTCATAGACCAATAAATCTTATTCTACAGCACTCTGGGACATGCAATTTTTGTGGCTCGGGTGTATAAAAATGTCTTGTTCGCATGAAGTATTTAAAGCTTAtttgaaagtatttttaaaattattaaagatGTTTTtcgtgaaaatatttttgatctCAATACTTAGTAAAAGGATAGGTGAATCCGAAGAAACACTTCCTGCAATAAGCACCAATTTTGGATCCCACTTTTAGTCCTTTTAAAAACAGTTTCAAATATGCAAGTGGCGCTCTACCATAGTAGTGAAGATGAGTATTACCTATGCACCATGGTGTAGTTTCGAATCTCATTGACTTCCTAATCTAActgtttgaccaaaaaaaaaatacagtttCAAACAAGCATTTAGTGAGGCAAATGTTTGTATTCATATTGCTGACGAATTGGGCCAACTGAAAATGCCCAGCTAAAAAGCCCACAGAAATCATGACTCCTGGGCCACTCTTGTAGACGGAAAAGATTCAAAATTTATTGGGCCCTAATTGAGGGCTATCCTTTCTTGGTTGGCCtgcctatttttcttttttcttggttGGCCTTAATTAAAAAACTCACTTCAAGTTCAAAAAGTACACAACCGATACTTCTTTTAGTAAGTATTTTAAGGTTTTTTTCTCAgcctataaatattttttttgtcaaatactaTCAAAAGCGTTTTTGATAATTAAAGCGCTTCTAGTTAAACCAACCCTAATATACATGGTAGAATTTCAAGCCCGTATTTCACACGGCATGATCTGAGTTCGATTTCTGACGCTGATAAATCACACGATGATGACCAGAAAGAGACTGAAATGCCTCTATAAGACTTCCCGACTCATCCAAAGAGGTGGTCCCCTCTATatataaaagaagaagaaaaaaatatacatagaaacattatttatttttaatggcGTGTAGTGTCACAATCTTATACGTggaatttgttaaaaaaaaaaaaaaacaatatgaagTTTCTTTTTGTGATGGCTTTGACGCGGAGGCTGTCGAGTGAAAGTGGGATCACGTGAATGGAAATGCCACGATCGCAATTATTTGCCCACAAAGTCGTTgtcgttttctttgtttgtgggAGACTTGGTTTTTAGCCTTTTCTAATTTCCATCGCTCCCATCGCTTTATTATTTGCCCATTTCAT
This window contains:
- the LOC103450481 gene encoding protein RADIALIS-like 3, whose product is MASSGSWTARQNKLFENALAVYDKDTPDRWHNLARAVGGKSVEEVKRHYQMLVEDVSKIEAGEVPLPNYRRSGGGSTKPYSRDIDQEDRMKSLRIQ